A genomic window from Glaciihabitans sp. INWT7 includes:
- a CDS encoding bifunctional methylenetetrahydrofolate dehydrogenase/methenyltetrahydrofolate cyclohydrolase: protein MTAVRMDGVATATAVKNELVDRIAALKTRGVNPGLGTLLVGSDPGSLSYVAGKHRDSLELGIESIRVDLPAEATEDEVRAAIRGLNDNPAVTGYIVQLPLPAGIDENAMLELMDPAKDADGLHPTNLGRLVLGVGGDLDSPLPCTPAGLVEMLRRYDVPIAGRHVVVIGRGLTVGRPLGLLLTNKGVDATVTLTHSRTVDLAAEVRRADIVIAAVGVPGLVKADWVKPGAAVLDVGITRVINPDTGKAKLIGDIDPAVAEVAAFLSPVPGGVGPMTRAMLMYNVVAAAERL from the coding sequence ATGACCGCAGTGCGCATGGACGGCGTCGCCACCGCGACGGCAGTAAAGAACGAGCTCGTCGACCGGATCGCGGCGCTCAAGACCCGCGGCGTCAACCCCGGTCTCGGCACGCTGCTGGTCGGCAGCGATCCCGGATCGCTGTCGTACGTGGCGGGCAAACACCGTGACAGCCTCGAGCTCGGCATCGAGTCGATCCGGGTGGACCTTCCGGCCGAGGCGACGGAGGACGAGGTGCGGGCGGCCATCCGCGGTCTCAACGATAATCCTGCCGTGACCGGCTACATCGTCCAGCTGCCGTTGCCCGCCGGTATCGACGAGAACGCCATGCTCGAGCTGATGGACCCGGCGAAGGATGCCGATGGGCTCCACCCCACGAATCTCGGACGGCTCGTGCTCGGCGTCGGCGGCGACCTTGACTCCCCGCTGCCCTGCACCCCGGCCGGTCTCGTGGAGATGCTGAGGCGCTACGACGTGCCGATCGCCGGAAGGCATGTGGTCGTGATCGGCCGCGGCCTCACCGTTGGCCGCCCGCTCGGCCTGCTGCTCACGAACAAGGGCGTGGATGCCACGGTCACACTCACGCACTCCCGCACCGTCGACCTCGCGGCCGAGGTGCGTCGAGCGGACATCGTGATCGCGGCGGTCGGCGTGCCCGGGCTCGTGAAGGCCGACTGGGTGAAGCCGGGGGCCGCGGTGCTCGATGTGGGAATCACGCGCGTGATCAACCCGGACACCGGCAAGGCGAAGCTCATCGGAGACATCGATCCGGCGGTCGCCGAGGTGGCCGCGTTCCTCTCGCCGGTGCCCGGCGGGGTCGGCCCGATGACGCGCGCCATGCTGATGTACAACGTGGTCGCGGCGGCCGAACGGCTGTGA
- the glyA gene encoding serine hydroxymethyltransferase, translating to MSNMFNSPLSDVDPEIARVLEQELDRQRGTLEMIASENFVPRAVLEAQGSVLTNKYAEGYPGRRYYGGCEFVDVAESLAISRAKSLFGAAYANVQPHSGASANAAVLAAIASPGDRILGLELAHGGHLTHGMKLNFSGKLYEAHAYGVDPETFLIDMDIVREKALETRPHVLIAGWSAYPRQLDFAAFRAIADEVGATLWVDMAHFAGLVAAGLHPNPVQHAHVTSSTVHKTLGGPRSGFILNNDLDLQKKINSNVFPGQQGGPLMHVIAGKATAFKLAAEPEFKDRQERTIRGAQILAERLVAADATAAGIDVLTGGTDVHLVLVDLRNAAIHGQEAEDILHSVGITVNRNAVPFDPRPPMTPSGVRIGTSALATRGFGDEEFTEVADIIAAALKPTPDVEALRARALKLTDGYPLYPGLVSPATWS from the coding sequence ATGTCCAACATGTTCAATTCGCCGCTCAGTGACGTCGATCCGGAGATCGCCCGCGTTCTCGAGCAGGAGCTCGATCGCCAGCGCGGCACCCTCGAGATGATCGCCAGCGAGAACTTCGTCCCCCGCGCCGTGCTCGAGGCTCAGGGCTCGGTTCTCACGAACAAGTACGCCGAGGGGTATCCCGGTCGTCGCTACTACGGCGGCTGCGAGTTCGTGGATGTCGCGGAGAGCCTGGCGATCTCCCGCGCGAAGAGCCTCTTCGGGGCGGCCTACGCGAACGTGCAGCCGCACTCCGGGGCGTCCGCCAACGCGGCGGTGCTCGCGGCGATCGCGAGCCCTGGCGATCGCATCCTCGGCCTCGAGCTGGCTCACGGCGGCCACCTCACCCACGGCATGAAGCTCAACTTCTCCGGCAAGCTCTACGAGGCGCACGCCTACGGAGTCGACCCGGAGACCTTCCTCATCGACATGGATATCGTGCGGGAGAAGGCTCTCGAGACCCGTCCTCACGTGCTCATCGCTGGCTGGAGCGCTTACCCGCGCCAGCTCGACTTCGCGGCATTCCGCGCCATCGCCGACGAGGTGGGAGCCACCCTCTGGGTGGACATGGCCCACTTCGCCGGGCTCGTCGCCGCCGGGCTCCACCCGAACCCCGTGCAGCACGCTCACGTCACCTCGTCGACGGTGCACAAGACCCTCGGCGGTCCCCGCTCCGGCTTCATCCTCAACAACGATCTCGACCTGCAGAAGAAGATCAACTCCAACGTGTTCCCCGGCCAGCAGGGCGGGCCCCTCATGCACGTGATCGCCGGCAAGGCGACCGCGTTCAAGCTCGCCGCGGAGCCCGAGTTCAAGGACCGCCAGGAGCGCACGATCCGCGGGGCGCAGATCCTGGCCGAGCGGCTCGTCGCCGCCGACGCCACGGCGGCCGGTATCGATGTGCTCACCGGCGGCACAGATGTGCACCTGGTGCTCGTCGACCTCCGCAACGCGGCGATCCACGGCCAGGAGGCGGAGGACATCCTGCACTCCGTCGGAATCACGGTCAACCGCAACGCGGTGCCGTTCGACCCGCGTCCGCCGATGACACCGAGCGGCGTTCGCATCGGAACCTCGGCACTCGCGACTCGCGGATTCGGCGACGAGGAGTTCACCGAGGTCGCCGACATCATCGCCGCTGCGCTCAAGCCGACCCCGGATGTCGAGGCCCTGCGTGCCCGGGCGCTGAAGCTCACCGACGGCTACCCGCTCTACCCCGGCCTCGTGTCGCCGGCAACCTGGTCCTGA
- a CDS encoding MFS transporter produces MTAPRTTAPFPYFALLTVAVAIFLSVTTEMLPTGLLPQMSADLRVSESLIGATVSVFAFTVVLSSAPLTAVTRRIPRHALVVSVLLVLAVSTVATALAPNYAVLVASRVLGGLAHGVFWSVVGAYSAYLVPKHQVGRAVSITLGGGSLAFVLGVPIGTALGQAIGWRASFFVLGALLIVGAGFVYRFLPRVDHLAGAAMVGTATGGITVLDGQFRTSTVPRRDHSVMAVVFVCVIAAIIMIGQYCFYTFIAPYLTRAVGLDASAVSPALFANGVAGVLSLVLVAFVLGRRPNLGLVIALIVLLASVLVLGLQPRVLAASLPAFFLWGLAIGVVPPLLQTRMLHAAPARIRDTASAFYTTAFNVGIGGGALLGSLLLGTLGLGSLPFVYAGILVLSIALVIASQLVLRQRPPRRVLDH; encoded by the coding sequence ATGACCGCGCCACGAACGACAGCCCCTTTCCCCTACTTCGCCCTCCTGACCGTCGCGGTAGCGATCTTCCTCAGTGTCACCACCGAGATGCTGCCCACCGGTCTGCTGCCCCAGATGAGCGCGGATCTGCGTGTCAGCGAATCCCTCATCGGGGCCACGGTGTCGGTGTTCGCCTTCACGGTCGTGCTGTCGAGCGCGCCCCTGACCGCCGTCACCCGCCGGATCCCTCGCCATGCGCTCGTGGTGTCGGTGTTGCTGGTGCTCGCGGTGAGCACGGTTGCGACCGCCCTCGCTCCCAACTACGCCGTCCTCGTCGCCTCCCGGGTGCTCGGCGGGCTTGCCCACGGGGTGTTTTGGTCAGTCGTGGGGGCCTATTCCGCCTACCTCGTGCCGAAGCATCAGGTCGGTCGCGCCGTCTCGATCACTCTCGGCGGCGGCTCGCTCGCCTTCGTGCTCGGAGTACCGATCGGCACCGCCCTCGGCCAGGCCATCGGCTGGCGGGCGAGCTTCTTCGTGCTGGGCGCGCTCCTCATCGTCGGTGCCGGATTCGTGTACCGGTTCCTGCCCCGGGTAGATCACCTCGCGGGTGCCGCGATGGTCGGAACGGCGACCGGGGGCATCACCGTGCTCGACGGGCAATTCCGCACCTCGACGGTTCCGCGCCGCGACCACTCCGTGATGGCTGTCGTCTTCGTCTGCGTGATCGCCGCGATCATCATGATCGGCCAATACTGCTTCTACACCTTCATCGCGCCCTACCTCACACGTGCCGTCGGCCTGGATGCTTCCGCCGTGAGCCCCGCCCTCTTCGCGAACGGGGTCGCCGGGGTGCTCTCGCTGGTGCTCGTGGCCTTCGTGCTCGGTCGCCGGCCCAACCTCGGACTCGTCATCGCCCTGATCGTGTTGCTCGCTTCGGTGCTCGTGCTCGGCCTGCAACCGAGAGTGCTGGCCGCATCCCTCCCCGCGTTCTTCCTCTGGGGTCTGGCGATCGGGGTGGTTCCACCCCTGTTGCAGACGCGGATGCTGCACGCGGCTCCGGCGCGCATCCGGGACACGGCGAGTGCGTTCTACACCACCGCTTTCAACGTGGGGATCGGAGGGGGAGCCCTCCTCGGGTCGCTGCTGCTCGGCACCCTCGGCCTCGGATCGCTGCCCTTCGTCTATGCCGGCATCCTCGTGCTGTCGATCGCGCTGGTGATCGCCTCGCAACTGGTGTTGCGGCAACGCCCTCCGCGCCGCGTGCTCGACCACTGA